The segment CATGGCTTCGCACGCCACCCGGCTGGCCGAGCTCGGGATCGACCTGGTCGGCGGCTGTTGCGGCTCGACGCCGGCGCACATCGCCGCCATGGGCGCCACCTTGATCCCGGCCTGAGCCTCTGTTCCACCGGTCACGAGGGTTGCCCGCTGCGTCCGTCCCGAGTCAGGGGACCTCGACGTACCAGGCTTCGCGGATGGTCTGGCGCCTGAGGGCCCGCCCCATGGCTTGGATGGCGATGCCGCCGAGGGCGAGCACCAGCAGGAGCAGGGACCACCCGAAGCTGCTGGAGACGCGGTCGGTGAAGTCGCCCCTGGTGAAGTCGGCGGAGTTCAGTGAGCCCACCAGCAGCATGAGGCCACTCGTCACGCCGACGGCACCGGCGATTGACCCGACGATGACGAGCACCATCATCGGCACGTTGGTGAACACCGACAGGAGGCCGAGGACGACGCCGACGACCAGGCCCACCAGGACGGCAACCCAGTTCCAGGAGATACCGAGGGCGACGACGATGCCCGAGCCGATCGCGAACCCGGCCGCGCCCATCGCAAGGACGACCGCGACGTAGTAGTACAGGTAGGCCAGGACCGCGAAGATCACCGCGAAGACCAGGCCGAGCACCCACCCGAGCACGGTGCCGAGGAAGCGCTCGTCGGCGAACCCGGCGACGATGCCGGCGCCGAAGGCGAAACCGGCGAAGAAGCCCCAGACGGGGATCACGAGACGCAGCACGAACTGGCCGGCGACGAGCATGGCGCCCCCGGCGACGATGGCGAGGACGCCCAGGATGATGTCAGCCATGACAGCAATGTAGGGCCAAACCCTTCGTCCCGGGAGGACGAGTTCTGCTGCAGGTCATTGCGCCGCGATTGGTGTGTTTCGAACCATCGCACGCGGGGGCATCTAGCAGGGGTAGATGTCGACGCCTGCGGGCGCTTCCAGGATCGTCTCTTGGCCTCGGTTACAGCCAGCACGCGAGCCCACGCCGACACTCACCTGCCTCACCGGGCTGGAATCCCATGTTGGAGGACGGTTTTCGAACATGCGTGAGAAGCGCTCGTCGGAACGACGCGCCACCTCGTGGCGTCAGGGTCACCCTGTCCGGGTGATGCCGCGTCCGGGCTGCGACGGCCACGGTGGGTGGACTCCACACCTCCCGCGACGGGGGAGGGAGGTGTGGCACGAGAACGACGAGGAGGGGATGACACATGCGCAAGACAGCTTCGTTGGTCGCCATCGTGGTGGGGATCGTGATGGCCGTTGCAGGAGTCGCCACCTGGGTGGTCGTCAGCAGCACCCTGTCGGAGCAGAAGATCGTCGTGGCGGACGACGCCAACTGCCTTGCGGGTGACGAGGTCGACGGACCCTTCTCCGCCTACTGCCAGGCCGACGTCATCGACAAGCACACCAAGGCCATCACCGGCGGCCTCACCTACGCCGAGCTCGACCGCGAGGACCCCAACCGGGCCACCGCGATGGACTCTGCGTTCCTGCAGGCCTCGCTGTTCACCTCGGTGGTCGCGTTCGGCGTCGCGTTCATGGCCATCGGGGTCGGCATCGTGCTGGCACTGATCGGCTTCGGCATGCGAGCGCCGGTCCCGACCCGCGACCCGGCCGGCTACACCGCTGCGGGCTGACCCGCCGCTCGTCTCGTCCCCTCGCCCCCGCCGGGGGCTACGACCTGGAAGGTGCACATGTCGACGACCTACTCCACCCGCAACGCCTGGGCCTCCGGGCTGATGCTCTTCGCGGCCGCCATGCTGCTGACCGTCGGACTGTTCCAGATCCTGCAGGCGATCGCCGCCCTGGCCAACGATGACATCGTGGTCAGGGGACCCGAGTACACCTACCACTTCGACCTCACGACCTGGGGATGGGTGCACCTGCTCATCGGGGTGGTCCTGATGGCGGTGGGTGCCTTCCTGTTCACGGGTGCCGCGTGGGCCCGC is part of the Nocardioides cavernae genome and harbors:
- a CDS encoding DUF4203 domain-containing protein — translated: MADIILGVLAIVAGGAMLVAGQFVLRLVIPVWGFFAGFAFGAGIVAGFADERFLGTVLGWVLGLVFAVIFAVLAYLYYYVAVVLAMGAAGFAIGSGIVVALGISWNWVAVLVGLVVGVVLGLLSVFTNVPMMVLVIVGSIAGAVGVTSGLMLLVGSLNSADFTRGDFTDRVSSSFGWSLLLLVLALGGIAIQAMGRALRRQTIREAWYVEVP
- a CDS encoding aromatic ring-opening dioxygenase LigA gives rise to the protein MRKTASLVAIVVGIVMAVAGVATWVVVSSTLSEQKIVVADDANCLAGDEVDGPFSAYCQADVIDKHTKAITGGLTYAELDREDPNRATAMDSAFLQASLFTSVVAFGVAFMAIGVGIVLALIGFGMRAPVPTRDPAGYTAAG
- a CDS encoding DUF7144 family membrane protein translates to MSTTYSTRNAWASGLMLFAAAMLLTVGLFQILQAIAALANDDIVVRGPEYTYHFDLTTWGWVHLLIGVVLMAVGAFLFTGAAWARWAGIVIAVLAMVANFMWLPYYPLWALTLIGLNVAVIWALAVVEVEPEFTRPAP